In Desulfobacteraceae bacterium, one genomic interval encodes:
- a CDS encoding glycosyl transferase: MKIPFYCQHVLGIGHLFRSLAICRALAPHPVTLVTGGSRVDAPLPPNVREAALPPLMMDADFSRLYDAAGEVSPDEVKARRRRLLFDLVDQAAPETVVIELYPFGRKAFGFELDPVLQAIRAGDLPPARVVCSLRDILVEKADSAAYEARVLDRLGRFFDALLIHADPTVVRLEETFGRSAEIPVPQVYTGFVAPRPDPGARRRVRRRLGLGPEERLIVASAGGGSVGGELLEAVAAAFGRLPRRAGCRLQIFSGPFLAAEAYERLRRFAGDSCRVARFSPDFLSYLAAADLSVSMAGYNTSMNILATGVPALVWPFAQNREQGLRAARLAGRGALEVLTTADLRPEVLAGRMRRRLAAGPAQAGDIDLDGAAATATWLTSGAS; encoded by the coding sequence ATGAAAATCCCCTTCTACTGCCAGCACGTGCTGGGAATCGGCCACCTCTTCCGCAGCCTGGCGATCTGCCGGGCCCTGGCGCCCCACCCGGTGACGCTGGTCACCGGCGGCAGCCGGGTGGACGCCCCCCTGCCGCCCAATGTGCGGGAGGCGGCCCTGCCGCCGCTGATGATGGACGCCGACTTCAGCCGGCTCTACGATGCCGCCGGCGAGGTTTCCCCGGACGAGGTAAAGGCCCGACGCCGGCGGCTGCTCTTCGACCTGGTGGACCAGGCCGCCCCGGAGACCGTCGTCATCGAGCTTTACCCCTTCGGCCGCAAGGCCTTCGGCTTCGAACTGGATCCTGTCCTGCAGGCCATCCGCGCCGGCGACCTGCCCCCGGCGCGGGTGGTCTGCAGCCTGCGCGACATCCTGGTGGAAAAGGCGGACTCCGCGGCCTACGAGGCCCGCGTCCTGGACCGCCTGGGGCGTTTCTTCGACGCCCTCCTGATCCATGCCGACCCAACCGTGGTGCGCCTGGAGGAAACCTTCGGGCGCAGCGCCGAGATTCCCGTCCCGCAGGTCTACACCGGCTTTGTGGCCCCCCGCCCGGACCCCGGCGCACGCCGGCGGGTGCGGCGGCGGCTGGGTCTGGGGCCGGAAGAGCGGCTGATCGTGGCCAGCGCCGGCGGCGGCAGCGTCGGCGGGGAGCTGCTGGAGGCTGTGGCGGCGGCCTTTGGGCGGCTGCCGCGCCGGGCGGGCTGCCGCCTGCAGATTTTTTCCGGGCCGTTTCTGGCGGCCGAGGCCTATGAAAGGCTGCGCCGCTTTGCCGGCGATTCCTGCCGGGTCGCGCGCTTCAGCCCCGATTTCCTCTCCTACCTGGCCGCCGCCGACCTATCGGTGAGCATGGCGGGGTACAACACCAGCATGAACATCCTCGCCACCGGGGTCCCGGCCCTGGTCTGGCCCTTTGCCCAGAACCGCGAACAGGGGCTGCGGGCTGCGCGCCTGGCAGGCCGCGGCGCCCTGGAGGTCCTCACGACCGCGGACCTGCGGCCCGAAGTCCTGGCCGGGCGCATGCGCCGGCGCCTGGCGGCCGGACCGGCGCAGGCCGGCGACATCGACCTCGACGGCGCCGCCGCCACGGCCACCTGGCTGACCTCCGGCGCTTCGTAA
- a CDS encoding histidine phosphatase family protein — translation WGRWTGETLAALRARDPVSLAAAEARGWDFRPPGGESRREVWRRGRAALTAAAQRWPGETLLVITHEGVIKCLAYGLSGRRFLPNEGPLLRPRHLHRLCAAGGRLTATALNRLALDPGTQP, via the coding sequence CTGGGGCCGCTGGACCGGCGAGACCCTGGCAGCCCTGAGGGCCCGCGACCCCGTGAGCCTGGCCGCCGCCGAAGCCCGCGGCTGGGACTTCCGCCCGCCCGGCGGCGAATCCCGGCGCGAGGTCTGGCGCCGCGGCCGCGCAGCCCTGACGGCGGCCGCGCAGCGCTGGCCCGGGGAAACCTTGCTGGTGATCACCCACGAGGGGGTGATCAAGTGCCTGGCCTACGGCCTCAGCGGCCGCCGCTTCCTGCCGAACGAAGGGCCCCTGCTGCGGCCCCGCCACCTGCACCGGCTGTGCGCCGCGGGCGGCCGCCTGACGGCCACAGCCCTCAACCGCCTGGCCCTCGACCCAGGCACGCAACCCTGA